Proteins from a genomic interval of Nitrospina gracilis Nb-211:
- a CDS encoding bifunctional aldolase/short-chain dehydrogenase: MKNRWNDKDAQAAIERWSNVNEDIALRVYTSRLIGADTELVLHGGGNTSVKSRVPDRFGEDIDVLFVKGSGWDLDSLEPPGLPGVKLGPIQKLRQLDGLSDEAMVNDQRINLLDASAPNPSVETLLHAFLPHKFVDHSHADAILVIANQPDSVEICREIYGDELGVVDYIMPGFDLAKAAAEAYEKNPNVKGLVLINHGLFTFAETAKESYDYHVDAVTKAEEYIAKHPAQKLTPQTVSIGSKSPDEIFRRLAPALRGIYEKESGVPWLVHHRQSETAYHFATSEECLTWSQIGTATPDHVIRTKQKPLLLNLKNLDDADKLWDELTTAIQKYKDAYHAYFKKNCDAKGIERKELDRLPRVILVAGLGLITIGKTAKETRISADIYEHTIDIIHKAFNVGTYQPLSDFDLFDMEYWSLEQAKLGKAKPPMLNGKVVYVTGAASGIGRATAELFAEQGANVFMTDINANQLAEAADAIKKATKANLLARVVDVTDEKAVRESFEQVVQHFGGLDILISNAGNAVQGPIGEVDSATLRQSFELNFFAHQSLASQAVRLFKTQRTGGVLLFNASKAAFNPGKNFGPYALPKAGVVALTKQYALDYGADGIRSNAINADRIRTGIFPPEFVKERAAARGLSADEYFQDNLLKREVTGRDVAQAFLDLALAEKTTGSIVTVDGGNIAASPR, translated from the coding sequence ATGAAGAATCGCTGGAACGATAAAGACGCGCAGGCGGCCATCGAGCGCTGGTCGAACGTCAATGAGGACATCGCGCTCCGTGTGTACACCTCACGGCTGATCGGTGCGGACACGGAACTGGTCCTGCACGGCGGCGGCAACACCTCGGTCAAATCGCGCGTCCCGGACCGCTTCGGCGAGGACATTGACGTGCTGTTCGTCAAGGGGAGCGGCTGGGACCTGGACTCGCTGGAACCGCCCGGCCTGCCGGGGGTGAAGCTGGGCCCCATCCAGAAACTGCGGCAGTTGGACGGCCTGTCCGACGAGGCGATGGTCAACGACCAGCGCATCAACCTGCTCGACGCCTCGGCGCCGAACCCCTCGGTTGAAACCCTCCTGCACGCGTTCCTGCCGCACAAATTCGTCGATCATTCCCACGCCGACGCCATCCTCGTCATCGCCAACCAGCCGGATTCCGTCGAGATCTGCAGGGAGATTTATGGTGACGAGCTGGGCGTGGTCGATTACATCATGCCGGGGTTCGACCTGGCCAAGGCGGCGGCGGAAGCCTACGAAAAGAATCCGAACGTGAAGGGGCTGGTGCTCATCAACCACGGCCTGTTCACCTTCGCCGAGACGGCAAAAGAAAGTTACGATTACCACGTCGACGCGGTGACGAAGGCGGAAGAGTACATCGCCAAACACCCGGCCCAAAAGCTCACGCCGCAGACGGTATCGATCGGCTCCAAAAGCCCGGACGAGATTTTCCGCCGCCTCGCCCCCGCCCTGCGCGGCATTTATGAAAAAGAATCGGGCGTGCCGTGGCTGGTGCACCACCGGCAGAGCGAGACGGCTTACCACTTCGCCACCAGCGAGGAATGCCTGACCTGGTCGCAGATCGGCACCGCCACGCCGGACCACGTCATCCGCACCAAGCAAAAGCCGCTGTTGCTGAACCTGAAAAACCTGGACGATGCGGATAAGCTGTGGGACGAACTCACGACAGCGATCCAAAAGTACAAGGACGCCTACCACGCCTACTTCAAGAAGAACTGCGACGCCAAGGGCATCGAGCGAAAAGAACTCGACCGCTTGCCGCGCGTGATTCTGGTGGCGGGGCTGGGGCTCATCACCATCGGCAAGACCGCGAAGGAAACGCGCATCTCAGCCGACATTTACGAACACACCATCGACATCATTCATAAGGCGTTCAACGTCGGGACCTACCAGCCGCTGTCCGACTTCGACCTGTTCGACATGGAATACTGGTCGCTGGAGCAGGCCAAGCTGGGCAAGGCCAAGCCGCCTATGCTGAATGGCAAGGTGGTGTATGTGACGGGAGCCGCTTCCGGTATCGGCCGCGCCACGGCAGAGTTGTTCGCCGAACAGGGTGCGAACGTGTTCATGACCGACATCAACGCCAACCAACTGGCGGAAGCCGCCGACGCCATCAAAAAAGCAACGAAGGCGAACCTGCTGGCGCGGGTGGTGGATGTGACCGATGAAAAAGCCGTGCGCGAATCGTTCGAGCAGGTGGTGCAACATTTCGGCGGGCTGGATATCCTGATCTCCAACGCCGGCAACGCCGTGCAAGGCCCCATCGGCGAGGTGGACAGCGCGACGCTCCGGCAGAGTTTCGAACTCAATTTCTTCGCCCACCAGTCGCTGGCATCGCAGGCGGTGCGCCTGTTCAAGACGCAGCGCACCGGCGGCGTGCTGTTGTTCAACGCGTCGAAGGCGGCGTTCAATCCGGGAAAAAATTTCGGACCCTACGCCCTGCCCAAGGCAGGCGTGGTGGCGCTCACCAAGCAATACGCCCTCGATTACGGCGCCGACGGCATCCGCTCCAACGCGATCAACGCCGACCGCATCCGCACCGGCATCTTCCCGCCGGAATTCGTGAAGGAACGCGCCGCCGCGCGGGGTTTGAGTGCCGACGAATACTTCCAGGACAACCTGCTCAAGCGCGAGGTGACTGGACGCGACGTCGCCCAGGCATTCCTCGACCTCGCCCTCGCGGAGAAGACCACCGGCAGCATCGTCACCGTCGACGGCGGCAACATCGCCGCCAGCCCGCGCTGA
- the purS gene encoding phosphoribosylformylglycinamidine synthase subunit PurS has protein sequence MLAKIHVTLKQGVLDPQGKAVHHALNDLGYNEVRDVHLGRYMEIELEGVEAAEAEARVRDMCEKLLANTVIESYRFTLEPAN, from the coding sequence ATGCTCGCAAAAATCCACGTCACCCTGAAGCAAGGCGTCCTCGATCCGCAGGGCAAGGCGGTGCACCACGCGCTCAACGACCTCGGTTACAACGAGGTGCGCGACGTGCATCTGGGCCGCTATATGGAAATCGAACTCGAAGGCGTCGAGGCGGCGGAGGCCGAGGCGCGCGTGCGCGACATGTGCGAGAAACTGCTGGCCAATACCGTCATCGAGTCCTACCGTTTCACCCTCGAACCTGCGAATTGA
- the purQ gene encoding phosphoribosylformylglycinamidine synthase subunit PurQ, with product MKCGVVTFPGSNCDRDCFHILKNVYGADTRMVWHKDTSLDGFDLVVLPGGFSYGDYLRAGSIARFSPIMKAVVEHANKGGLLWGICNGFQILVESGLLPGALLDNRTQKYMCRYVYLKVENADTPFTRACQPGEVLNIPIAHAQGSYYADADTMKRLEDTGRIVFRYCDARGNVTEEANPNGSLANVAGIVSEAGNVLGMMPHPERCADPLWAQIDGQKLFDSLFNKTGVRA from the coding sequence ATGAAATGCGGCGTCGTCACATTTCCCGGGTCCAACTGTGACCGCGACTGTTTCCACATTCTGAAAAACGTCTATGGCGCGGACACGCGGATGGTCTGGCACAAGGACACCTCGCTCGACGGCTTCGACCTCGTTGTCCTGCCCGGCGGGTTTTCGTATGGCGACTACCTGCGCGCCGGATCGATCGCGCGTTTCTCGCCCATCATGAAAGCCGTGGTGGAACATGCCAACAAGGGCGGCCTGTTGTGGGGCATCTGCAACGGTTTCCAGATTCTGGTGGAGTCGGGACTGCTTCCCGGTGCGCTTTTGGACAACCGCACGCAGAAATACATGTGCAGATACGTTTATCTTAAAGTGGAAAATGCGGACACCCCCTTCACCCGCGCCTGCCAGCCGGGCGAGGTGTTGAACATCCCCATCGCCCACGCGCAGGGCAGTTATTACGCCGATGCCGATACGATGAAACGGCTCGAAGACACCGGCCGCATCGTGTTCCGCTACTGCGACGCCCGGGGCAACGTGACCGAAGAGGCCAACCCCAACGGTTCGCTCGCCAACGTGGCGGGCATCGTCAGCGAGGCGGGCAACGTGTTGGGCATGATGCCGCATCCTGAGCGCTGTGCCGATCCGCTATGGGCGCAGATCGACGGACAGAAGCTGTTCGACTCCCTCTTCAATAAAACCGGGGTGCGGGCATGA